From the genome of Miscanthus floridulus cultivar M001 chromosome 10, ASM1932011v1, whole genome shotgun sequence, one region includes:
- the LOC136488925 gene encoding uncharacterized protein, whose amino-acid sequence MDRSKKPKSSNLASHRRFQLLDLNKSSSSLNMSTSSLRSIGEEARKGGGAVAVQASRRATTVRFAPPPLSSATKASSGLVSHSQSQQALVMARPATASGARPGSASSGTRCRTPAGRLPEPAGPKAMRRSWGWTAAELDAKEAAASGNPVVSKVMAKTHSRSSSAPRRLPAEEKQKPLPKRGSKIMTTSTSRTKTNLGTTPKTETQGSRSPPGVAAARTNMKAPNSVSLKNMDTVSPPPRKTSVATIGACWESLPSDLQNLGLEVMRYRDDAEAAAVEALHQSSAAETLLRCLSAFADLTSAVAELSPQQTVDEFLALHGALGAAVPRDDKGDGHAAAGAWLRAAVTTDLAHFSLLYSAASRSKSSGAASPTVSPASPPPPAQRAAPSGEAGAEEESWMEAARRALGEQMRAWFLGHVERLLDGDVAGTLGQLKRVNDWLDAAVGLGPESDAVERVRKKIYGYLLDHVESAVVALNGGVAAARRK is encoded by the exons ATGGATAGATCCAAGAAGCCCAAATCATCAAACTTAGCATCACACAGGCGATTCCAGCTACTGGACTTGAACAAGTCGTCGTCCTCGCTGAACATGTCGACGTCCTCTCTGAGGAGCATCGGCGAGGAGGCAAGGAAGGGCGGCGGAGCTGTTGCTGTGCAAGCAAGCAGGAGGGCGACCACGGTGAGATTTGCTCCTCCTCCGCTGTCGTCGGCGACAAAGGCGAGCTCGGGTCTGGTTTCCCACTCTCAGTCTCAGCAGGCATTGGTAATGGCAAGGCCTGCGACTGCAAGTGGAGCGCGCCCGGGCTCTGCCTCATCAGGGACGAGGTGCAGGACGCCTGCAGGGAGGTTGCCGGAGCCGGCTGGTCCCAAGGCAATGAGGAGGAGCTGGGGGTGGACAGCTGCTGAATTGGATGCCAAGGAGGCGGCAGCGAGCGGAAATCCTGTGGTCTCGAAGGTCATGGCAAAGACGCACTCCAGAAGTAGCTCG GCCCCAAGAAGATTGCCAGCAGAGGAGAAACAGAAACCATTGCCAAAGAGAGGCAGTAAGATCATGACCACCTCCACCTCTAGGACGAAGACAAACCTAGGCACGACTCCAAAAACAGAGACGCAGGGAAGCAGAAGCCCCCCTGGCGTTGCAGCTGCAAGGACGAATATGAAGGCTCCCAACAGTGTGTCACTGAAGAACATGGACACAGTCTCCCCTCCTCCCAGAAAAACATCCGTCGCGACCATCGGCGCCTGCTGGGAGTCTCTACCATCAGATCTTCAGAACCTGGGGCTG GAGGTCATGAGGTACAGGGATGACGCGGAGGCTGCTGCTGTAGAGGCCCTGCATCAGTCCTCTGCCGCAGAGACTTTGCTACGATGTCTCAG TGCCTTTGCAGACTTGACCTCCGCCGTGGCCGAGCTATCGCCGCAGCAGACCGTCGACGAGTTCCTCGCCCTCCACGGGGCGCTCGGGGCCGCAGTTCCCCGCGACGACAAGGGAGATGGTCACGCCGCCGCCGGGGCCTGGCTGCGTGCCGCAGTCACCACTGACCTCGCACACTTCTCTCTACTATACTCCGCGGCGTCTCGCAGCAAGTCCAGCGGCGCGGCGTCGCCTACCGTGTCCCCGGCGTCGCCGCCACCACCGGCACAACGGGCGGCGCCATCTGGAGAAGCCGGCGCGGAGGAGGAGTCGTGGATGGAGGCGGCGCGGAGGGCGCTAGGAGAGCAGATGCGGGCGTGGTTTCTTGGCCACGTGGAGCGGCTGCTCGACGGCGACGTGGCCGGGACGCTGGGGCAGCTCAAGAGGGTGAACGACTGGCTGGACGCCGCCGTCGGGCTGGGGCCGGAGTCGGACGCCGTCGAGCGGGTCAGGAAGAAGATCTACGGTTACCTGCTGGACCACGTCGAGTCGGCGGTGGTTGCGCTGAACGGCGGCGTTGCAGCTGCCCGccgaaaataa